From one Lycium barbarum isolate Lr01 chromosome 6, ASM1917538v2, whole genome shotgun sequence genomic stretch:
- the LOC132600407 gene encoding auxin response factor 18-like — protein MKEVLEKCVDSQLWHACAGGMVQIPLVNSKVYYFPQGHAEHTLTNVDFSALLRSPASFLCRVAAVKFLADPETDEVYARIRLVPVGNKGSDLDDDNILGSNESGTTEKPNSFAKTLTQSDANNGGGFSVPRYCAETIFPRLDYTADPPVQTVIAKDVHGETWKFRHIYRGTPRRHLLTTGWSTFVNQKKLVAGDSIVFLRAENGDLCVGIRRAKRGGIGGPETPTGWNSGAGNYGGFSAFLREDMNKNGNLISSVGSFKGKGRVRPESVIEAAYLAAGGQPFDVVYYPRANTPEFCVRASSVNTALRIQWCSGMRFKMAFETEDSSRISWFTGTISSIQVADPVCWPNSPWRLLQVTWDEPDLLQNVKHVSPWLVESVSNMPVIHLSPFSPPRKKLRLPPDFSLDSQFQLPSFSGNPLRSSSPFCCLSDNITAGIQGARHAQFGVPLLDLHLSNKVQSGLLPPSFQRAAADLQLPNGISKRQNDRNDNISCLLTMGTPNKILEKNDSVNTPRFLLFGQPILTEQQISNGCSVNAPEVVQIGKDLGRIQLKNERFSPEQKGVQDYLSNSTFFWNRGYDAAELGVDIGHCKVFLESQDVGRTLDLSVLGSYEELYRRLASMFGLERSDMLTRVLYHDATGGVKHTGDEPFSDFVKSARRLTILMNSSSGIKRKWFTGLATAERGLDSSNQAGPLSIFA, from the exons ATGAAGGAGGTTTTGGAGAAATGTGTGGATTCGCAGCTATGGCACGCCTGTGCCGGAGGAATGGTGCAAATCCCTCTGGTCAACTCGAAAGTCTACTATTTTCCGCAAGGGCATGCTGAGCATACTCTTACAAACGTGGATTTCTCGGCTTTACTGAGAAGCCCTGCGTCGTTTCTATGTAGGGTAGCTGCTGTGAAGTTCTTAGCGGATCCTGAAACGGACGAGGTTTATGCTAGGATTAGGCTTGTCCCAGTTGGGAACAAGGGGAGTGACCTTGATGATGACAACATTTTGGGTAGTAATGAGTCAGGAACAACTGAAAAGCCCAATTCGTTTGCCAAGACATTGACTCAATCGGATGCGAATAATGGGGGTGGATTCTCTGTGCCAAGGTACTGCGCAGAGACGATATTTCCTAGGTTGGATTACACAGCTGACCCGCCTGTGCAGACTGTAATAGCCAAAGATGTTCATGGTGAAACTTGGAAGTTTAGGCACATTTATAGGGGGACTCCTAGGAGGCATTTGTTAACAACTGGTTGGAGTACTTTTGTGAATCAGAAGAAGCTTGTTGCTGGAGATTCCATTGTGTTTTTGAGGGCAGAAAATGGTGACCTTTGTGTGGGAATCCGTAGAGCAAAACGGGGCGGTATTGGTGGGCCTGAAACCCCAACTGGATGGAACTCTGGCGCTGGAAACTATGGTGGATTTTCTGCGTTTTTGAGGGAAGACATGAACAAGAATGGAAATCTGATTTCTTCTGTGGGGAGCTTCAAGGGAAAGGGAAGGGTGAGGCCTGAATCAGTTATTGAAGCTGCATATCTTGCTGCTGGTGGGCAGCCTTTTGACGTTGTTTATTATCCCCGTGCAAACACTCCAGAATTCTGTGTTAGGGCATCTTCTGTGAATACTGCACTGAGGATTCAGTGGTGCTCAGGGATGAGGTTCAAAATGGCTTTTGAAACGGAGGATTCTTCTCGAATCAGTTGGTTCACGGGAACTATATCCTCCATTCAGGTTGCTGATCCCGTCTGCTGGCCCAATTCGCCATGGCGGCTTCTTCAG GTTACATGGGATGAACCTGATTTACTGCAAAACGTAAAACATGTCAGCCCTTGGCTTGTCGAATCGGTCTCAAATATGCCAGTTATTCACCTCTCACCCTTCTCACCACCAAGAAAAAAGCTGCGCCTTCCACCAGATTTCTCGCTTGACAGCCAATTTCAGTTACCATCTTTTTCAGGTAACCCCCTCAGGTCCAGCAGTCCTTTCTGTTGTCTATCTGACAACATTACTGCAGGCATACAGGGAGCCAGGCATGCTCAATTTGGAGTACCTTTATTGGATCTTCATCTTAGCAACAAAGTACAGTCAGGACTGTTACCACCAAGTTTCCAGCGAGCTGCAGCTGACTTACAACTTCCTAATGGCATTAGTAAGCGCCAAAATGACAGAAATGATAACATCTCTTGCTTGCTTACCATGGGTACTCCAAATAAGATATTGGAGAAAAATGATAGTGTGAATACACCTCGGTTCTTACTCTTTGGTCAGCCAATTCTGACGGAGCAGCAAATCTCTAATGGCTGTTCTGTCAATGCTCCAGAAGTAGTCCAAATAGGAAAGGACTTGGGCAGGATACAACTGAAAAATGAAAGATTTTCTCCTGAGCAGAAAGGCGTTCAAGACTATCTATCAAATTCCACATTTTTCTGGAATCGAGGTTATGATGCAGCTGAACTTGGTGTCGATATTGGTCACTGCAAAGTATTCCTCGAGTCACAGGATGTTGGGCGTACACTTGATCTGTCAGTTCTGGGATCATACGAAGAACTGTACAGAAGACTCGCAAGCATGTTTGGACTAGAAAGATCAGATATGCTGACCCGTGTGCTCTATCATGATGCAACAGGTGGTGTTAAACACACTGGAGATGAACCATTCAG CGACTTTGTTAAGAGTGCAAGAAGACTGACCATTCTGATGAACTCAAGCAGCGGTATTAAAAG GAAATGGTTCACTGGTCTCGCAACTGCTGAGCGTGGTCTAGATTCTTCAAACCAGGCAGGACCTCTTAGCATCTTTGCATAG